One genomic segment of Brachyhypopomus gauderio isolate BG-103 chromosome 19, BGAUD_0.2, whole genome shotgun sequence includes these proteins:
- the mc4r gene encoding LOW QUALITY PROTEIN: melanocortin receptor 4 (The sequence of the model RefSeq protein was modified relative to this genomic sequence to represent the inferred CDS: inserted 2 bases in 2 codons): protein MNLPQHHGLHHAHRNHRNHGLGPKCXERDSTLGCNEQLLVSPEVFIMLGLLSLLENILLIAXQNFHSLTYFYICSLAVADLLVGVSNATETVAMELITSVLLAGVLFIVHSESPTVLVYVVGSWPPFTHTCSCWATPT, encoded by the exons CCATGGACTCCATCACGCCCACAGGAACCACAGGAACCACGGCCTGGGGCCCAAGT GTGAGAGGGACTCCACCTTAGGGTGCAACGAGCAGTTGCTGGTGTCTCCAGAGGTGTTCATCATGCTGGGTCTGCTCAGCCTTCTGGAGAACATCCTGCTTATTG ACCAGAACTTCCACTCGCTCACGTACTTCTACATCTGCAGCCTGGCCGTGGCCGACCTGCTCGTGGGCGTCTCCAATGCCACGGAGACGGTCGCCATGGAACTCATCACCAGCGTCCTCCTGGCCGGCGTCCTCTTCATCGTGCACTCAGAGAGCCCCACTGTGCTTGTCTACGTCGTGGGCTCATGGCCGCCCTTTACGCACACATGTTCCTGCTGGGCCACGCCCACTTGA